In Hyphomicrobiales bacterium, a single window of DNA contains:
- the dnaE gene encoding DNA polymerase III subunit alpha produces MSNTSNFIHLRSHSAYSLLEGAIKLPKLLSLVEKNKMPAIGLTDTGNLFGALEFSEKAKGMGIQPIIGCQLLLSWESETKDPNAHLNTNKHDDFATIVLLAMDDDGYANLVKLVSRSFLETGSDQRAHISFELLSELSNGLICLSGGLDGALDLAILDNKANVAEQKAIGLKELFGDRFYIELQRMALEGEDKREPKLLDIAYKHDIPIVATNEPFFEKQDDYDAHDALICISQGAVVSMDDRRRLSNSCYFKSSDEMVALFSDLPEAINNTYEIAQRCHVRALMRDPILPLFAAEGLEGDEAVAAEAKVLRDQAIEGLKARLDFHGLAPDRTEQEYFDRINFELDVIENMKFPGYFLIVADFIKWAKSKNIPVGPGRGSGAGSVVAWALTITDLDPLRFSLLFERFLNPERISMPDFDIDFCQDRRDEVIKYVQERYGREQVAQIITFGSLQARAVLRDVGRVLQMPYGQVDRLCKLVPSNPANPVTLKEAVDGEPKLQEARKEEEVVDRLITTSLKLEGLYRHASTHAAGIVIGDRSLEELVPLYRDPRSDMPVTQFNMKWVEQAGLVKFDFLGLKTLTVLQKAVDLLAKRNVEIDLAALPLDDAKTYEMLSRGESVGVFQLESQGMRKALLGMKPDVFEDIIALVALYRPGPMDNIPVYNARKHGEEEPDFIHPRIEKYLKETQGVIIYQEQVMQIAQELAGYSLGEADVLRRAMGKKIKAVMEEQRIPFVERSVERGLAKSKANEIFDLLAKFASYGFNKSHAAAYALVAYQTAYLKANYPVEFLAATMTLDMGNTDKLNDFKREAERLGFNVEIPNINKSQVEFDVDGETIYYALTAVKGVGHQAVADVIAVRPEEGFKDLADFAHRLDPKSVNKRLLENLVCAGAFDCLVDNRAQVLDSLEQIVALATREHQAKQSGQNDMFSAVSGPEPVRLKPLPDFEPSERLSREQSSIGFYLSAHPLDEHLELLQKLGVKPWNVFEENVKRGSPVGKIAGTIISKQERTTRTGNKMAILQISDPSGQFEAVCFSETLERHRDNLEAGSSVVIIVAAEDRPEGVNVRINSVEPLDKAASGFQGALNIFVRDDKPLAYIANQLSPEQGGRGGEVSLIILDDKSGREVEVKLRNRYVLTPKIAKAIKQMPGIVDARLQ; encoded by the coding sequence ATGAGCAATACCTCTAACTTTATTCATTTAAGAAGCCATTCAGCCTATTCGCTTCTTGAAGGGGCGATAAAGCTGCCAAAGCTTTTGAGCTTGGTTGAGAAAAACAAGATGCCAGCGATTGGTTTGACCGATACTGGTAATCTGTTTGGGGCTTTGGAATTTTCTGAAAAAGCCAAGGGCATGGGCATTCAGCCGATCATCGGTTGTCAGCTCCTGCTATCATGGGAATCTGAGACAAAAGACCCGAACGCCCATCTAAACACCAATAAGCATGATGATTTTGCCACTATCGTTTTATTAGCGATGGATGACGATGGCTATGCAAACTTAGTCAAACTAGTTTCTCGCAGTTTCCTTGAGACGGGCTCCGACCAACGCGCTCATATTAGTTTTGAATTGTTGAGCGAATTGAGTAACGGATTGATTTGTTTATCAGGCGGGCTAGATGGTGCACTCGATCTCGCAATCCTAGACAACAAAGCCAATGTGGCCGAGCAAAAGGCGATTGGCCTGAAAGAACTGTTTGGCGACCGTTTCTATATCGAACTTCAACGTATGGCGTTAGAAGGTGAAGACAAGCGGGAGCCTAAACTGCTCGATATCGCCTATAAGCATGACATTCCGATTGTTGCCACCAACGAACCATTTTTCGAAAAACAAGATGATTATGATGCCCACGATGCGTTGATCTGCATATCGCAAGGTGCAGTCGTCTCGATGGATGATCGCAGGCGTCTGTCCAATTCGTGCTATTTCAAATCGAGCGATGAAATGGTCGCGCTCTTTAGTGACCTTCCAGAAGCCATCAACAACACCTATGAGATTGCCCAACGCTGCCATGTGCGTGCGCTCATGCGTGATCCAATCTTGCCATTGTTCGCAGCGGAAGGTCTTGAGGGTGATGAGGCTGTGGCCGCAGAAGCCAAAGTTTTGCGCGATCAGGCCATTGAGGGTCTGAAAGCTCGGCTTGATTTTCACGGTCTTGCACCTGATCGCACGGAGCAAGAATATTTTGATCGGATCAATTTTGAACTCGATGTGATCGAGAACATGAAATTCCCCGGCTACTTCCTCATCGTTGCCGACTTCATCAAATGGGCGAAATCGAAAAACATCCCCGTCGGCCCAGGCCGTGGTTCTGGTGCGGGGTCGGTGGTTGCATGGGCGCTCACCATTACGGATCTAGATCCGCTGCGCTTCTCGCTGCTTTTTGAACGTTTCCTCAATCCTGAACGTATCTCAATGCCCGATTTTGATATCGACTTTTGTCAAGATCGCCGTGATGAAGTTATCAAATACGTCCAAGAACGTTATGGCCGTGAGCAAGTGGCGCAAATCATCACCTTTGGTTCGCTGCAAGCGCGCGCCGTATTGCGCGATGTGGGGCGGGTTCTGCAAATGCCTTATGGGCAGGTTGATCGCCTTTGTAAGCTCGTACCAAGTAATCCAGCCAATCCTGTTACGCTTAAAGAAGCCGTAGACGGGGAGCCGAAACTACAAGAAGCCCGCAAAGAAGAAGAGGTTGTTGATCGTCTGATCACAACATCCTTGAAGCTTGAAGGCCTTTATCGTCACGCATCCACCCACGCAGCGGGTATCGTGATTGGTGATCGTTCGCTTGAAGAATTGGTCCCGCTTTACCGCGATCCGCGCTCAGATATGCCCGTTACCCAATTCAATATGAAATGGGTAGAGCAGGCGGGCCTCGTCAAGTTTGACTTCTTGGGCCTTAAAACGCTGACAGTTTTGCAAAAGGCCGTTGATCTTCTGGCTAAGCGCAACGTCGAAATTGATCTTGCGGCTCTGCCACTTGATGACGCGAAAACTTACGAAATGCTCTCTCGCGGTGAATCCGTTGGCGTGTTCCAGTTGGAAAGCCAAGGGATGCGGAAAGCACTTTTAGGCATGAAGCCCGATGTGTTTGAAGACATCATCGCCCTGGTTGCGCTTTATCGACCGGGTCCGATGGACAATATTCCAGTTTATAACGCCAGAAAACACGGCGAAGAAGAACCTGACTTCATCCACCCGCGCATCGAGAAGTACCTCAAAGAAACCCAAGGCGTCATCATCTACCAAGAACAAGTGATGCAGATCGCGCAGGAACTTGCTGGTTACTCCCTCGGCGAAGCAGACGTTTTGCGCCGCGCTATGGGTAAGAAGATCAAAGCGGTAATGGAAGAACAGCGCATTCCATTCGTGGAGCGGTCTGTGGAGCGTGGCTTGGCTAAATCCAAAGCCAACGAGATTTTCGATCTCCTCGCAAAATTCGCGAGTTACGGCTTCAACAAATCACACGCAGCAGCCTATGCTCTGGTTGCCTATCAAACTGCGTATTTGAAAGCCAACTATCCCGTTGAATTCTTGGCCGCGACCATGACTTTGGATATGGGCAATACGGACAAACTCAACGACTTTAAGAGAGAGGCCGAACGCCTTGGTTTTAATGTGGAAATTCCAAACATCAATAAGAGCCAAGTAGAGTTCGATGTTGATGGCGAAACCATTTATTATGCCCTTACAGCCGTGAAGGGTGTTGGCCACCAAGCGGTCGCGGACGTTATTGCCGTTCGTCCTGAAGAGGGCTTCAAAGACCTCGCTGATTTCGCGCACCGATTAGACCCGAAATCAGTCAACAAACGATTGCTCGAAAACCTCGTATGTGCAGGCGCTTTTGATTGTCTGGTTGATAATCGTGCGCAAGTATTGGATTCGCTCGAGCAAATCGTCGCACTCGCCACCCGCGAACATCAGGCCAAACAGAGCGGTCAAAATGACATGTTCTCCGCCGTCAGCGGCCCTGAACCTGTGCGCTTGAAACCGTTGCCAGACTTTGAACCGTCTGAGCGGCTATCACGCGAACAATCATCCATCGGCTTTTATCTCAGCGCCCATCCACTTGATGAGCATTTGGAACTTCTGCAGAAACTCGGTGTCAAACCATGGAATGTGTTTGAAGAAAACGTCAAACGCGGCTCACCCGTCGGCAAAATTGCGGGCACCATTATCAGCAAGCAAGAACGCACGACCCGCACCGGCAACAAAATGGCGATTCTACAGATTTCTGACCCGTCGGGACAATTCGAAGCCGTCTGTTTTTCCGAAACATTGGAAAGACACCGCGATAATCTTGAGGCGGGGTCGTCCGTCGTGATAATTGTTGCAGCCGAAGACCGACCAGAAGGTGTCAATGTTCGCATCAACAGTGTTGAGCCATTGGATAAGGCCGCATCCGGTTTCCAAGGCGCGCTCAACATCTTCGTGCGAGACGATAAACCACTTGCATATATCGCCAATCAATTGTCGCCGGAACAGGGCGGACGCGGCGGTGAGGTGAGCTTGATTATCCTTGATGATAAGAGTGGGCGTGAGGTCGAAGTAAAGTTGCGGAATCGCTACGTATTGACGCCGAAAATTGCTAAAGCGATCAAACAAATGCCTGGCATTGTGGACGCGCGCTTACAATAA
- a CDS encoding ABC transporter ATP-binding protein, giving the protein MINVERRFKQTEGHLTVLDGANLTITDGEMVALVAPSGAGKSTLLQIAGLLEQPDSGEVIINGRPCAAMNDENRTMLRRLEIGFVYQFHHLLPEFDAAENLILPQLIRGMAPDAARERAMQVMEYLKIAHRHDHRPAELSGGEQQRVAIARAVINGPRVLLADEPTGNLDPGTSAHVFDALMGLVRGSGLGALIATHNMELAAKMDRRVTLRDGQIVDF; this is encoded by the coding sequence ATGATCAATGTGGAACGCCGCTTTAAGCAGACCGAAGGGCATTTGACCGTTTTGGATGGCGCAAACCTTACCATCACCGACGGCGAAATGGTCGCACTTGTCGCACCTTCTGGCGCGGGTAAATCTACTTTGCTCCAAATTGCAGGCCTTCTAGAACAACCAGATTCAGGCGAGGTCATCATCAATGGGCGGCCCTGTGCTGCGATGAATGATGAAAATCGCACCATGCTTCGTCGTCTCGAGATTGGTTTCGTCTATCAATTCCACCATCTACTTCCAGAATTTGACGCAGCAGAGAACCTAATATTGCCGCAACTTATTCGCGGCATGGCACCAGACGCTGCTCGTGAACGCGCGATGCAAGTGATGGAATATCTCAAGATTGCTCATCGCCACGACCACAGACCCGCAGAACTATCAGGCGGTGAACAACAACGTGTTGCGATTGCTCGTGCTGTCATCAACGGTCCACGGGTGCTCTTGGCTGATGAGCCAACAGGCAATCTTGATCCAGGCACATCCGCCCATGTATTCGATGCTCTTATGGGGCTTGTACGGGGCAGTGGGCTTGGGGCGTTGATCGCCACGCATAACATGGAACTTGCGGCCAAAATGGATCGCCGTGTCACTTTGCGTGATGGCCAAATCGTCGACTTTTAA